From the Pyxidicoccus trucidator genome, one window contains:
- a CDS encoding phage tail sheath family protein → MPEYLAPGVFIEETSFRAKSIEGVSTTTTGFIGPTRYGPVDLEPDLITSVVEFERVYGNRRQLAFPSGVTLHNYTWHAVRAFFEEGGKRLYLSRVYRRPDNKSYTGLDPDISLVGASPASAPFQDGHARALLDSTGGTGTLALAARYPGSAGNLRVRYTLRVGQNVLSFENGAPRVGALLERDVVMMRDIQSPISPVPGSGEIYLAEWDQDVQDWKFTGGASSPVFLSTLTSGAGFEIRVITAAVTVIPTDDPASAQTWDGLALDPLHTRAGAADSISARFGYDADDPTKNRDVPIIIDTQALTTGVAVLKAFLDASLTSPIMSPPLDTSLEDPDSTESSRSLETLLKGGSDGLRPLADDYGGQAIPNTTRKTGLIQFEDLEDISIVAAPGSTFGYENGYGTNAATIINLLISHAQRMKYRIAVLDSGNGQTLSQVRALRAKIDTSHAALYYPWVKVLDPVTRQPIFLPPSGFVAGIYARNDVNRAVYKAPANEVVNLALGFEANLSKAQQEVLNPEGINAFRFFEGRGNRLWGARTTSSDPEWKYVNLRRYFAYLERSIDKGTQWAVFEPNGEQLWANVRRTIEDFMLNEWQSGALLGDKPDKAYFVKCDRSTMSQNDLDNGRLVCLIGVAPLRPAEFVIFRIGQWTGDRK, encoded by the coding sequence ATGCCCGAATATCTTGCCCCTGGCGTATTCATCGAAGAGACGAGCTTCCGTGCCAAGTCCATCGAGGGCGTGAGCACGACCACCACGGGCTTCATCGGCCCCACACGCTACGGCCCGGTGGACCTGGAGCCGGACCTCATCACCAGCGTGGTGGAGTTCGAGCGCGTCTACGGCAACCGCCGGCAGCTCGCCTTCCCTTCGGGCGTCACCCTCCACAACTACACCTGGCACGCGGTGCGCGCCTTCTTCGAGGAGGGCGGCAAGCGGCTCTACCTCAGCCGCGTCTACCGCCGGCCCGACAACAAGTCCTACACCGGCCTGGACCCGGACATCTCCCTGGTGGGCGCATCCCCAGCCTCGGCGCCCTTCCAAGACGGCCATGCCCGCGCGCTGCTGGACTCCACCGGCGGGACGGGGACGTTGGCGCTGGCCGCCCGCTACCCTGGCTCGGCCGGCAACCTGCGCGTGCGCTACACGCTGCGGGTGGGGCAGAACGTCCTCTCCTTCGAGAACGGCGCCCCGCGCGTGGGCGCCCTCCTGGAGCGCGACGTGGTGATGATGCGGGACATCCAGTCCCCCATCTCCCCCGTGCCGGGCAGCGGTGAAATCTACCTGGCCGAGTGGGACCAGGACGTCCAGGACTGGAAGTTCACCGGGGGCGCGAGCTCGCCGGTGTTCCTGTCCACCCTGACGAGCGGCGCGGGCTTCGAGATTCGCGTCATCACCGCGGCGGTGACAGTCATCCCCACGGACGACCCCGCGTCCGCGCAGACGTGGGACGGGCTGGCGTTGGACCCGCTGCACACCCGCGCGGGGGCGGCGGACTCCATCAGCGCGCGCTTCGGCTACGACGCGGACGATCCGACGAAGAACCGCGACGTGCCCATCATCATCGACACGCAGGCGCTGACCACGGGCGTGGCCGTCCTCAAGGCGTTCCTCGACGCCAGCCTGACCAGCCCCATCATGAGCCCGCCGCTGGACACTTCGCTGGAGGACCCGGACTCCACCGAGTCGTCGCGCTCGCTGGAGACCCTGCTCAAGGGTGGCAGCGACGGCCTGCGGCCGCTCGCGGACGACTACGGGGGCCAGGCCATTCCCAACACCACGCGGAAGACGGGCCTCATCCAGTTCGAGGACCTGGAGGACATCTCCATCGTCGCCGCGCCGGGCTCCACCTTCGGGTACGAGAATGGCTACGGCACCAACGCCGCCACCATCATCAACCTGCTCATCTCCCACGCGCAGCGGATGAAGTACCGCATCGCCGTGCTGGACAGCGGCAACGGGCAGACGCTGTCGCAGGTGCGTGCGCTGCGCGCCAAAATCGACACCAGCCACGCGGCCCTCTACTACCCGTGGGTGAAGGTGCTGGACCCCGTCACGCGCCAGCCCATCTTCCTGCCGCCCAGCGGCTTCGTGGCCGGCATCTACGCGCGCAACGACGTCAACCGCGCCGTGTACAAGGCCCCCGCCAACGAAGTCGTCAATCTGGCGCTGGGCTTCGAGGCCAACCTGAGCAAGGCGCAGCAGGAGGTGCTCAACCCCGAGGGCATCAACGCCTTCCGCTTCTTCGAGGGGCGCGGCAACCGGCTGTGGGGCGCGCGCACCACGTCGTCCGACCCCGAGTGGAAGTACGTCAACCTGCGCCGGTACTTCGCGTACCTGGAGCGCTCCATCGACAAGGGCACCCAGTGGGCGGTGTTCGAGCCGAACGGCGAGCAGCTGTGGGCGAACGTCCGGCGGACGATTGAGGACTTCATGCTCAACGAGTGGCAGTCGGGCGCGCTGCTCGGGGACAAGCCGGACAAGGCGTACTTCGTGAAGTGCGACCGCAGCACCATGAGCCAGAACGACCTGGATAACGGTCGGCTGGTCTGCCTCATCGGCGTGGCGCCGCTGCGCCCGGCCGAGTTCGTCATCTTCCGCATCGGCCAGTGGACCGGCGACCGGAAGTAA
- a CDS encoding phage baseplate assembly protein V — protein sequence MMDGSAWEMAADERVPGGLGGRFYGLYPARVTDIKDPDSQGRVKVALPWAADAAGGGRYEAWARLATLMGGNNRGSWFVPDVEDEVLVGFEAGDPRRPYVVGALWNGKDAPPESMDGAGKNAKKVLRSRNGIVITLDDTDGQETLTLETPGGQKVTLKDGPGSIEAQDSNGNSLKMEASGITVTASAKVTVNASTAEISAGMLTVNAGMSKFSGVVQADTVITNSVVSASYTPGAGNVW from the coding sequence ATGATGGACGGCTCGGCTTGGGAGATGGCGGCGGACGAGCGGGTGCCCGGAGGACTGGGCGGCCGGTTCTATGGCCTGTACCCGGCGCGCGTCACCGACATCAAGGACCCGGACAGCCAGGGCCGCGTGAAGGTGGCGCTGCCCTGGGCCGCGGATGCGGCGGGCGGCGGGCGCTATGAGGCCTGGGCCCGGCTGGCCACGCTGATGGGCGGCAACAACCGCGGCTCGTGGTTCGTGCCCGACGTGGAGGACGAGGTGCTCGTCGGCTTCGAGGCCGGGGACCCACGGCGCCCCTACGTGGTGGGCGCGCTGTGGAACGGCAAGGACGCGCCGCCGGAGAGCATGGACGGCGCGGGGAAGAACGCGAAGAAGGTGCTGCGCTCGCGCAATGGCATCGTCATCACCCTGGACGACACGGACGGCCAGGAGACGCTCACCCTGGAGACGCCCGGCGGCCAGAAGGTGACGCTCAAGGACGGGCCCGGCTCCATCGAAGCCCAGGACAGCAACGGCAACTCGCTGAAGATGGAGGCCAGCGGCATCACCGTGACGGCCTCGGCGAAGGTCACCGTCAACGCCAGCACCGCTGAGATTTCCGCCGGCATGCTCACCGTCAACGCGGGCATGTCCAAGTTCAGCGGCGTGGTGCAGGCCGACACCGTCATCACCAACAGCGTCGTCAGCGCGTCGTACACGCCGGGCGCGGGGAACGTCTGGTGA
- a CDS encoding peptidoglycan-binding protein, which yields MSDDAAPLAKAKLIQLDSKFENPIDEKETSCEVQFNPETLKVSYANQVQQPSGGGDQRGTPTQQFVGAGTTKLAVQLWFDVTGQPEDQGNAVDDVRKLTEKVAFFITPKKEGDKFIPPAVRFLWGSFRFDGIMEGLEESLELFSAEGLPLRASVSFTLSQQKIDKFFFAPTAKPPAGAGTTPSGKPAGTAPMTPAPAGSTMQGLAADQGKGGNWQAIATANGIENPRKLAAGQLVDLQAGLNVGVRR from the coding sequence ATGTCCGACGACGCCGCGCCGCTCGCCAAGGCGAAGCTCATCCAGCTCGACTCCAAGTTCGAGAACCCCATCGACGAGAAGGAGACGTCCTGCGAGGTGCAGTTCAACCCGGAGACGCTGAAGGTCTCCTACGCCAACCAGGTGCAGCAGCCGTCCGGCGGTGGAGACCAGCGCGGCACGCCCACGCAGCAGTTCGTGGGTGCCGGCACCACCAAGCTGGCCGTGCAGCTGTGGTTCGACGTGACGGGCCAGCCCGAGGACCAGGGCAACGCCGTCGACGACGTGCGCAAGCTCACCGAGAAGGTGGCCTTCTTCATCACCCCGAAGAAGGAGGGCGACAAGTTCATCCCGCCCGCCGTGCGCTTCCTGTGGGGCAGCTTCCGCTTCGACGGAATCATGGAGGGCCTGGAGGAGTCGCTGGAGCTGTTCTCCGCGGAGGGCCTGCCCCTGCGCGCCAGCGTGTCCTTCACCCTGTCGCAGCAGAAAATCGACAAGTTCTTCTTCGCGCCCACCGCGAAGCCTCCGGCGGGCGCAGGCACCACGCCCAGCGGCAAGCCCGCGGGCACCGCGCCGATGACGCCCGCACCGGCGGGCTCGACGATGCAGGGGCTGGCGGCGGACCAGGGCAAGGGCGGGAACTGGCAGGCGATTGCGACCGCGAACGGCATCGAGAATCCGCGAAAGCTCGCGGCCGGACAGCTGGTGGACCTGCAGGCGGGACTCAACGTCGGAGTGAGGCGGTAG
- a CDS encoding phage tail protein: protein MANQQDETVIAPFTAFAFAVEIDIPGVSPKACSAAFAECDGLEMTMDVKTIREGGNNGRQIRLAGALSFGQLTLKRGMTANDELWKWFEAMRTRPRLRASAEVVVFAPGPQQKERARFVLSRCLPVKLKAPPLNAKDGMVAIEELQIAYESLSRKTVSEGGA from the coding sequence ATGGCCAACCAGCAGGACGAGACGGTCATCGCCCCGTTCACCGCGTTCGCCTTCGCGGTGGAAATCGACATTCCCGGCGTCAGCCCGAAGGCGTGCAGCGCGGCCTTCGCCGAGTGCGACGGCCTGGAGATGACCATGGACGTGAAGACCATTCGCGAGGGTGGCAACAACGGCCGGCAGATTCGCCTCGCTGGCGCGCTCAGCTTCGGCCAGCTCACGCTCAAGCGCGGCATGACGGCCAACGACGAGCTGTGGAAGTGGTTCGAGGCGATGCGCACGCGCCCCCGCCTGCGCGCCAGCGCGGAGGTGGTGGTGTTCGCCCCCGGCCCCCAGCAGAAGGAGCGCGCGCGCTTCGTCCTGTCGCGCTGCCTGCCGGTGAAGCTCAAGGCGCCGCCGCTCAACGCCAAGGACGGCATGGTGGCGATTGAAGAGCTGCAGATTGCCTACGAGTCGCTCAGCCGCAAGACGGTCTCCGAGGGAGGCGCCTAG
- a CDS encoding Pvc16 family protein produces the protein MATYAAISAVGQGLLALLEQACPKPEFEGASFRLYQAADFKTPMDEGVSLFLYRVTPSTTRRNLPGRVDSQGRRTRRPLPLDLYYLLTPWAKTAVKQHRLLGWAMRQLEDTPTLTASFLNHYGSSETDTFLPDETVTLVYDPLSIQDMLNIWEPGKPNIQVSATYIARMVGIESGIADEEAGPVQTRVLAPGRLTER, from the coding sequence TTGGCGACGTACGCGGCGATTTCGGCGGTGGGACAGGGGCTACTGGCCCTGCTGGAGCAGGCGTGTCCCAAGCCCGAGTTCGAGGGCGCCAGCTTCCGCCTCTACCAGGCCGCTGACTTCAAGACGCCCATGGACGAGGGCGTCTCCCTCTTCCTCTACCGCGTCACCCCCAGCACCACCCGCCGCAACCTCCCCGGCCGCGTGGACTCGCAGGGCCGCCGCACCCGCAGGCCCCTGCCCCTGGACCTCTATTACCTGCTCACCCCCTGGGCGAAGACGGCCGTGAAGCAGCACCGGCTCCTGGGCTGGGCCATGCGCCAGCTCGAGGACACGCCCACCCTCACCGCCAGCTTCCTCAACCACTACGGCTCCTCCGAGACCGACACCTTCCTCCCCGACGAGACGGTGACGCTCGTCTACGACCCGCTGTCCATCCAGGACATGCTGAACATCTGGGAGCCGGGGAAGCCCAACATCCAGGTGTCCGCCACGTACATCGCGCGGATGGTGGGCATCGAGTCCGGCATCGCCGACGAAGAGGCCGGCCCCGTGCAGACGCGCGTGCTCGCTCCGGGGAGGTTGACCGAGCGATGA
- a CDS encoding molybdenum cofactor carrier protein, whose amino-acid sequence MRRERRIIGVFGSGKEGHEEWVIPLVRWIAEAGFDLLTGAGSGVMRVAADAFVQVEGRRGISIGIVPGTVDGGEYRPRSGYPNPGVELAIYTHLPLSGEQGTDPLSRNHINVLTPHALVALPGGAGTASEASLALRYGKPVILYGPPESFRRFHSDLERTDSLERVAEFIRESVRESGRLSAH is encoded by the coding sequence ATGCGCAGGGAACGGCGGATCATCGGCGTCTTCGGATCAGGCAAGGAGGGCCACGAGGAGTGGGTCATCCCGCTCGTCCGGTGGATCGCCGAGGCGGGCTTCGACCTGCTCACCGGTGCAGGTAGCGGCGTCATGCGCGTGGCGGCGGACGCCTTCGTCCAGGTGGAGGGCCGGCGGGGCATCTCCATCGGCATCGTCCCGGGCACGGTGGACGGCGGGGAATATCGCCCCCGCTCCGGCTACCCCAACCCCGGCGTGGAGCTGGCCATCTACACCCACCTGCCGCTGAGCGGCGAGCAGGGCACGGATCCGCTGAGCCGCAACCACATCAACGTCCTCACCCCGCATGCCCTGGTGGCGCTGCCGGGCGGGGCGGGCACCGCGTCCGAGGCCAGCCTGGCGCTGCGCTACGGCAAGCCCGTCATCCTCTACGGCCCGCCGGAGTCCTTCCGCCGCTTCCACTCGGACCTGGAGCGCACGGACTCCCTGGAGCGGGTCGCCGAGTTCATCCGGGAGTCCGTCCGGGAGTCGGGCCGCCTGTCCGCCCACTAA
- a CDS encoding phage tail protein: protein MAVFRDRPYVQFNFLVDLGTGTTDGPDAGFQEISNVGMEVTVAEYRNGNEKENSVRKITGLNKATDVTMKRGVIGSLSLYRWLDQLRNGDANALRTVTIQLQNEDHTAVVQTWKLLRARIIKHVSGPFNAKGTDVAIEELTIAYERLEME, encoded by the coding sequence ATGGCCGTCTTTCGTGATCGCCCCTATGTGCAGTTCAACTTCCTGGTCGACCTGGGCACCGGCACCACCGATGGGCCGGATGCGGGCTTCCAGGAAATCTCCAACGTGGGCATGGAGGTCACCGTCGCGGAGTACCGCAACGGCAACGAGAAGGAGAACAGCGTCCGCAAGATTACCGGCCTGAACAAGGCCACGGACGTCACCATGAAGCGCGGGGTGATTGGCTCGCTCAGCCTCTACCGGTGGTTGGATCAGCTCCGCAACGGCGACGCCAACGCCCTGCGCACCGTCACCATCCAGCTCCAGAACGAGGACCACACGGCCGTGGTCCAGACGTGGAAGCTGCTGCGCGCGCGCATCATCAAGCACGTGTCCGGCCCCTTCAACGCGAAGGGCACGGACGTGGCGATTGAAGAGCTGACCATCGCCTACGAGCGGCTGGAGATGGAGTGA
- a CDS encoding sigma 54-interacting transcriptional regulator — MITILGRSPVHVRLLALVAAAAANNAEVLIQGPSGVGKELYARRVHEQSPRAPHPFIPVNCGALPPDLFENELFGHVGGAFTGARSRNRGLVAEAEHGTLFLDEVDALPLANQVKLLRLIQQKEYRPLGDAKLHRSNVRIIAATNADLLAETQAGNFRFDLFFRLRVLPIEVPPLRERPEDIPPLLEHFLQHYAAEYGQAPVRFSPDAMERLLTYAWPGNVREVENCARFLLCTRAGTQVGVEHLPLLTEWTPGAARLEAQRQSRESFQAAKRRVVEAFERAWVEESLTEHEGNIAAAARASGKHRRAFFELMRRHGLKARSR; from the coding sequence ATGATCACCATCCTGGGACGCAGTCCGGTCCATGTCCGTTTGCTGGCGCTGGTCGCCGCCGCCGCGGCCAATAACGCCGAAGTCCTCATCCAGGGCCCGAGCGGGGTCGGCAAGGAGCTGTACGCGCGGCGCGTGCACGAGCAGAGTCCGCGCGCGCCCCACCCCTTCATCCCCGTCAACTGCGGCGCGCTGCCCCCGGACCTCTTCGAGAACGAGCTGTTCGGCCACGTGGGCGGCGCCTTCACCGGGGCCCGCTCACGCAACCGGGGACTGGTGGCGGAGGCGGAGCACGGCACGCTGTTCCTGGACGAGGTGGACGCGCTGCCCCTGGCCAACCAGGTGAAGCTGCTGCGGCTCATCCAGCAGAAGGAGTACCGGCCGCTGGGGGACGCGAAGCTGCACCGCTCCAACGTGCGCATCATCGCCGCCACCAACGCGGACCTGCTCGCGGAGACGCAGGCGGGCAACTTCCGGTTCGACCTGTTCTTCCGCCTGCGCGTGCTGCCGATTGAAGTGCCACCCCTGCGGGAGCGGCCGGAGGACATCCCTCCGCTGCTGGAGCACTTCCTCCAGCACTACGCAGCCGAGTATGGCCAGGCGCCCGTCCGCTTCTCGCCGGATGCCATGGAGCGGCTGCTCACGTATGCGTGGCCGGGCAATGTCCGCGAGGTGGAGAACTGCGCGCGGTTCCTCCTGTGCACCCGCGCGGGGACGCAGGTGGGCGTGGAGCACCTGCCCCTGCTGACGGAATGGACGCCCGGGGCCGCGCGGCTGGAGGCGCAGCGCCAGTCCCGCGAGTCCTTCCAGGCGGCGAAGCGGCGCGTGGTGGAGGCCTTCGAGCGGGCGTGGGTGGAGGAGTCCCTCACGGAGCACGAAGGCAACATCGCCGCCGCGGCCCGCGCCAGTGGGAAGCACCGACGCGCGTTCTTCGAGCTGATGCGACGGCATGGGCTGAAGGCGCGCTCGCGGTAG
- a CDS encoding GPW/gp25 family protein, which translates to MDAGKLIGRGISFPPRVGPDGRVQWSEGERNVREAIQVILATEPRERLLLPEFGAGLARFLFEPNTVTTRHQIAERITRALALWEPRISVESVSVEADAQDARAATATITYKLVATGARERLSLNITLAG; encoded by the coding sequence ATGGACGCCGGAAAGCTCATAGGCCGAGGCATCAGCTTCCCCCCACGCGTGGGCCCGGACGGGCGCGTGCAGTGGTCCGAGGGCGAGCGCAACGTGCGCGAGGCCATCCAGGTCATCCTCGCCACGGAGCCGCGCGAGCGCCTCCTGCTGCCGGAGTTCGGCGCGGGGCTGGCGCGCTTCCTCTTCGAGCCGAACACCGTGACGACGCGGCACCAGATTGCCGAGCGGATCACTCGCGCCCTGGCGCTGTGGGAGCCGCGCATCTCCGTGGAGTCGGTGAGCGTGGAGGCCGACGCGCAAGACGCCCGGGCCGCCACCGCCACCATTACCTACAAGCTCGTCGCCACCGGGGCGCGCGAGCGGCTCAGCCTGAACATCACGCTCGCGGGGTAA
- a CDS encoding ribosomal protein L7/L12, whose translation MMPGPVLVLACPRCGALHRCHSLASGNTFGAIVWTDGWRDAPMLPLPPLISRCAACHRFFWVGRAERRGALGTSKSVLESATVVTLESVGKRRVEVMHLVRRAIGEDLQEVKRRIDRLPTELGRYFHQGEVRELAARFEALGARVTLREEMSQVWRSTTPVGSESAPRVRDPDEAGFLEALAEGLAQEQDEERELRLQAWWAGNEPYRQGTPWVPFSQRSQGARDNLCALVALCAPDDVTQRLFRAEALRELERFDEARDILSGEFPAPLDRVAAYIRELATQRIAEVQQLGIAAAGRA comes from the coding sequence ATGATGCCTGGTCCCGTCCTAGTGCTGGCCTGCCCGCGCTGCGGGGCGCTTCACCGGTGTCATTCGCTGGCGTCCGGCAACACCTTCGGCGCCATCGTCTGGACGGATGGCTGGCGCGACGCCCCGATGCTGCCGCTGCCGCCCCTCATCTCGCGGTGCGCAGCCTGCCACCGGTTCTTCTGGGTCGGGCGGGCGGAGCGACGGGGCGCGCTCGGGACCTCCAAGTCCGTTCTGGAGTCCGCCACCGTCGTCACGCTGGAGTCCGTGGGAAAGCGCCGGGTCGAGGTCATGCACCTCGTGCGGCGCGCAATCGGCGAGGACCTCCAGGAGGTGAAGCGGCGCATCGACCGGCTGCCGACGGAGCTCGGCCGGTATTTCCACCAGGGCGAAGTCAGGGAGCTCGCCGCCCGCTTCGAGGCGCTGGGCGCCCGGGTGACGCTGCGGGAGGAGATGTCGCAGGTGTGGCGCTCGACGACGCCTGTCGGGTCGGAGTCGGCACCCCGCGTGCGGGACCCGGATGAGGCGGGGTTCCTGGAGGCCCTCGCGGAGGGGCTGGCACAGGAACAGGACGAGGAGCGCGAGCTGCGGCTCCAGGCCTGGTGGGCGGGGAATGAGCCGTATCGCCAGGGCACGCCCTGGGTGCCGTTCTCCCAACGCTCCCAGGGGGCAAGGGACAATCTGTGCGCGCTGGTGGCGCTGTGCGCGCCGGATGATGTGACGCAGCGGTTGTTCAGGGCGGAGGCGCTTCGAGAGCTGGAGCGCTTCGATGAGGCTCGGGACATCCTGAGCGGAGAGTTCCCAGCGCCACTGGACCGGGTGGCGGCCTACATCCGGGAGCTGGCCACCCAGCGCATCGCCGAGGTCCAGCAGCTCGGCATCGCCGCGGCGGGACGGGCGTAG
- a CDS encoding phage late control D family protein, with amino-acid sequence MADGNSDNKLLAARPTLRVDGREQAELSAGLMELSIVETVQGLYRCEATFGNWGPKDGETGFLYFDRALLDFGKPFEVRLGTTDVLFEGRIMALEAEFPESAPPTLTVLAEDRLQDLRMTRRTTTYADVSDADVLRQVASKHGLTPDLDVSGPTHKVLAQVNQSDLAFLRERCRAVDVELWVEGRTLKAKKRGARSTGEALKLGRGNELTAFTVLADLANQRSAVTVSGWSVQDKDAVTHEAGPSVLGAELGNDESGASLLSSKLAERKEAVVHTVPLGSQEAQSRAEGLFRQMARRFVVGRGTAQTDARLRVGTRVELTGLGPLFSGKYHLAEVKHLFDGAHGLRTEFLAERVGLGRAS; translated from the coding sequence ATGGCCGACGGAAACTCCGACAACAAGCTCCTCGCCGCCCGCCCCACCCTGCGCGTGGACGGACGTGAGCAGGCCGAGCTCTCCGCCGGCCTGATGGAGCTGTCCATCGTCGAGACGGTCCAGGGGCTGTATCGGTGCGAGGCCACCTTCGGAAACTGGGGCCCCAAGGACGGGGAGACGGGCTTCCTCTACTTCGACCGCGCCCTGCTCGACTTCGGCAAGCCCTTCGAGGTGCGGCTGGGCACCACCGACGTCCTCTTCGAGGGCCGCATCATGGCGCTGGAGGCGGAGTTCCCGGAGAGCGCGCCGCCCACGCTGACGGTGCTCGCGGAAGACCGACTTCAAGACCTGCGCATGACGCGGCGGACGACGACGTACGCGGACGTGAGCGACGCGGACGTGCTGCGGCAGGTGGCCAGCAAGCACGGGCTGACGCCGGACCTGGACGTGTCCGGGCCCACACACAAGGTGCTGGCGCAGGTGAACCAGAGCGACCTGGCCTTCCTGCGCGAGCGCTGCCGCGCGGTGGACGTGGAGCTGTGGGTGGAGGGGCGCACCCTGAAGGCGAAGAAGCGCGGGGCCCGCTCCACCGGCGAGGCGCTGAAGCTGGGGCGCGGAAACGAGCTGACGGCCTTCACCGTGCTGGCGGACCTGGCCAACCAGCGCTCCGCGGTGACGGTGAGCGGCTGGAGCGTTCAGGACAAGGACGCGGTGACTCACGAGGCCGGCCCGTCCGTGCTGGGCGCGGAGCTGGGCAACGACGAGAGCGGCGCGAGCCTGCTGTCCTCCAAGCTGGCCGAGCGCAAGGAGGCGGTGGTCCACACCGTGCCGCTGGGCAGCCAGGAGGCGCAGTCCCGCGCGGAAGGACTGTTCCGTCAGATGGCCCGGCGCTTCGTGGTGGGACGCGGCACCGCGCAGACGGACGCGCGCCTGCGCGTGGGCACCCGGGTGGAGCTGACGGGGCTGGGGCCCCTGTTCAGCGGCAAGTACCACCTGGCCGAGGTGAAGCACCTGTTCGACGGCGCGCACGGCCTGCGCACCGAGTTCCTGGCGGAGCGGGTCGGCCTGGGGAGGGCGTCATGA